GATCGCGCCGTCCAGCTCCCCGGCGCGCAGCCGGGTGGCGCGGACGTCGTCGTCCTTGATGACCGCCATGGTGAACTTCTCGACGGCGGGCTTGCCGCCCCAGTAGGAGGGGTTGGCCGTGAAGCTGAGCTTCTCGCCCCTGGACCAGCCGGTGAGGACATAGGGCCCGGTGCCGACCGGCTTCGTGGTGAAGGGGCCGGTGTTGACGTCCTGACCCGCGAGGGCGTGCTCGGGCACGATGGGGTGCACGGTGCGCTGCGCGAAGGGGGCGTAGGGGTACTTCAGGGTGAAGACGACGGTGTCGTCCCCGACGGCCCTGACGTCCTTGACGGCGTCCAGCTCGGACTTGGAGGCGTTGTTCGTCCTCGCGTCGAGGACGGTGCGGTAGGTGAAGACGACGTCCTTCGCGGCGAACGGCTTGCCGTCGCTGAAGGTCACGCCCTGGCGGAGCCGGTAGGTGTAGGTCAGCCCGTCCGCGCTGACCTCGGGGAGGGCGGCGGCGAGCGCGGGCTTGAGCCGCATGTCGGCGTCGAGGGCGAGCAGCCCGTCGAAGATCTTGGAGTTGCCGTCCTTGCCGAAGCCGAGGAGGGGGCTGAGGGTCTCGGGCTCGTAGGCGATGCCGACCACGGCGGAGGTGCCCGTGCCCCGGCCCCCGGAGCCGCCGTCCTCGGGGTTGGAGCAGGCGGCGGCACCCGCGGTCAGCGCGCCCGCCGTGCCGAGGGCGGCCAGGCCGCGGAGCGTACGGCGCGACCGGCCGCGCGACGGGCTCGACTGGAACGAACGGGACAACACGGCTCCCACACCCCTACTGGCGATCAGGCTGCTTTTGCGAACAGCTTGCAATTAAACCGCACCGGCAGAGAGCCGGACCCACCCGGTCCGACCTGGGATTTCCTCCCGTCCACGGACGAGGATTCCGCTGTGTCCCAGGGGGCCGCGGGGGCCCGTGGGGCCCGGCCCCGCTCAGGGGGCGGGCAGCTCGGCCAGCTCGGCGACGGCCAGCCGGTGCGCTCCGGGGGAACCGAGCGCCAGTTCGGTGGACTTGGCCCGTTTGAGATAGAGATGGGCGGGGTGCTCCCAGGTCATTCCGATCCCGGCGTGGAGCTGGACGCACTCCTCGGCGGCCCGGACGGCGACCGTCGCGGTGTGGGCCTGGGCGACGGCGACGGCGAGCGGGGCGTCCGGGGCGCCGGTGGCGAGGGCCGCCGCCGCGTTCCGTGCGGTGGCCCGCGCGGAGACGACGCCCAGCCAGAGCCGGGCCATGCGGTGCTTGAGCGCCTGGAAGGAGCCGACGGGCCGGTTGAACTGGTGGCGCCGCCGGGTGTGGCGGACGGTCTCCTCCAGACACCATTCGGCCACCCCGAGCTGTTCGGACGCGAGCAGCCCGGCGCCGGTGAGGAGTGCTCGGCGGACCGCGCCGACGGCGGTGGCGCGGTCCGCGATCAGGGTGCCGGCGCCCTCGGGGGCGGCGACGACGGCGAGCGGCCGGGTGAGGTCGAGGACGGTCAGCGGGGTGACGGTCGCGTCCGCCCGGTCCACCGCGCGCAGGCCGTCCGCGCGGAGCGTCAGCAGCACATCGGCCCCGTGCGCGTCGGCGACCCCGGTGACCGGTCCGTCCCCGGCGGGCGGCGGCTCGTGGGGGGAGGCCGCGTACGGCACGGCGAGGACGGCGGTCCTGCGGCCGGTGGCCAGCTCCGCGAGGAGGCCGGGGACCCCGGGGCGGTCCGGTCCGAGCGCCAGCAGGGTCTCGGTGGCGATGACGGAGCTGGTGAGGAAGGGCGCCGGGGCCATGGCCCGGCCCAGCTCCTCCAGGACGACGGCGGCCTCGCGGTGGCTCGCGCCCTGACCGCCGTACTCCTCCGGGACGAGGAGGCCCGCGGCCCCGATGTCCCGGGCGAGGGCCGCCCACAGGGCGGGGTCGACCGGGTCGCCCGCCTCGGCGCGGGTCAGCAGGGCGGGCAGGTCCGCTCGGTCGGTGAGCAGGGACCGCACCGCCGCGCGCAGTTCCTCCTCGGTCTCCGAGCAGAGCAGGTCGAGCGGGTCCGGCGGGGCGGCGGCGGGGCCGGGGGTGGTTCCGGAGGCGGTCCCGGGGGTGGTCCGGGGGGCCGGGGCCGTCTCGGGGTTCGGGGTCATCGGGCCAGGTCCTTCCAGGCGATGTCCTTGTCGTCGCGCGGTTCGGACGGCAGTCCGAGCACCCGCTCCGCGATGATGTTGAGCAGCACCTCGCTGGTGCCGCCCTCGATGGAGTTGCCCTTGGCCCGCAGATAGCGGTAGCCCGCGTCCCGGCCGGTGAAGTCGACCAGCTCGGGGCGGCGCATCGTCCAGTCGTCGTAGAGCAGCCCCTCCGGGCCGCGCAGCTCGACCTCCAGGGCGCTGATCTCCTGGTTGAGCCCGGCGAGGAAGAGCTTCATGGCGCTGCCCTCGGGGCCGGGCTGACCGGCGGCGAGCTGCTGGCGCAGCCGCTCGGCCGCGAGCCGGGCGGCCTCGGCCTCCACCCACAGCCGCAGCAGCCGCTGGTGCAGCTCATGGGTGCGCAGCTCGGGCCGCTCCCGCCAGGTCCGGGCGACCGGTCCGATCATGCCGCCCTCGCGCGGCAGCCGGTGGCCGCCGATGGCGACGCGCTCGTTCATCAGGGTGGTCCTGGCGACCCGCCAGCCCTCGCCGACGGCGCCGATCCGGTGCCGGTCGGGGATGCGGACACCGGTGAGGAAGACCTCGTTGAACTCGGCCTCGCCGGTGAGCTGGCGCAGCGGCCGGACCTCGACACCGGGGTCGGTCATGTCGCAGACGAAGTAGGTGAGGCCCTGGTGCTTGGGGAGGCCGGGGTCGGTCCGGGCGACGAGGATGGCCCAGCGGGCGAGGTGGGCGCTGGAGGTCCAGACCTTCTGACCGGTGACGAGCCAGTCGTCCCCGTCGCGCACGGCCCGGGTGGCGAGGGCCGCGAGGTCGGAACCGGCGCCCGGCTCGCTGAAGAGCTGGCACCACACCTCCTCCCCCACCCACAGGGGGCGCAGAAAGCGGTGGGTGACCTCGTCGGAGCCGTGGGCCAGCAGGGTGGGCGCGGCCATGCCGAGGCCGATCCCGATCCGGCGGGGGTCGTTGTCGGGGGCGCCCGCCGCTTCGAGTTCGGCGTCGGCGACGGCCTGGAGGGGCCGGGGCGCGCCCAGCCCGCCGAGTCCGGCGGGGTAGTGCACCCAGGCGAGTCCGGCGTCGAAGCGGGCGCGGAGGAAGTCGAGCCGCGGGGTGTGTTGCGGCGGGTGCGTGGCGAGCAACGCCCGGGTGCGGGTGCGGATGTCGTCGGCGTCGGCCGTCATCGTGGCCCTCCCTCGGGGTGGTGGCGGCGGTCGGCGGGCCCGTTCCCGGCGCGTCCCCGGCGTGGTGCGGTCATCGGGGGGATTCCCCGGCGGCGGGCGGGTGGGCCTGCCCGGGGGCGGCGGGCAGGACGGCGAGTCTGCCGGTGGTCGTGCCGTCGGCGACCCGTTGCACCGCGTCCGCCGCGCCGCTCAGCGGGACCCGTTCGCTCACCAGGGGTTTGATCACGCCCTGCGCGGCCAGTTCGGTGAGCCGGTCGTGGCAGGCGCGGACCGCGCCGGGGTCCTTCTGGAGATAGAGGCCCCAGTGCACCCCGACGATCGAGTAGTTCTTCACCAGGGCGTGGTGCAGCGCCGGGGTGGGGACGGTGCCGCTCGCGAAGCCGATGACGAGGATGCGCCCTTCGAAGGCGACGCACTTGGCCGACCAGGTGTGGGCCTCGCCGCCGACCGGGTCGTAGACCACGTCCGCGCCCCGGCCCCCGGTGGCGTCCTTGACCGCCGCGACCACGTCCTCGGCGCGGCGGTCGACGACCTGGTCGCAGCCCAGCTCACGGGCGGTGCGGGCCTTCGCCGCGCCGGAGACGACACCGATGACGCGGGCACCGGCGGCCCGGCCGAGCTGGACGGCGGCGCTGCCGACCCCGCCCGCCGCCGCGTGCACGAGCAGGGTCTCCCCGGCGGCCAGCCGGGCCCGGCGGTGCAGGGCGAACCAGCCGGTCTGGTAGCCGATGTGCAGGGCCGCCGCCTCCGCGTCGTCGAGGGCGGCGGGCGCGGGCAGCGCTCCCGCCGCGTCGACGACGGTGTACTCGGCGAACCCGCCGTGCGGCAGGGCCGGGGTGGCGATGATCCGGCGGCCGTCGGCGGTCTCGCCGCAGACCTCCACGCCGGGGGTGAAGGGCAGCGGGGGACGGATCTGGTACTGGCCCCGGCACAGGAGCGCGTCGGGGAAGTTGACGTTCGCCGCCCGGACGCGGACGAGGAGCTGCCCCTCCCCGGGCACGGGCCTGTCCACCTCGTCGAGCCGCATCACCTCGCCCGGCTCACCGTTGCGGTGCACTCGCCATGCCTGCATCGTGGGCCTCCACCCGCCGCCGTCGGTACGGTGCGCGCATACTAAGCGGTCGCTTGCCTCTGGGGAAACCCTCATCACCCCCCGGCCGCCCGCTTTCGGCCGACCGGCCGTATCCCGGGCCGTGCCGACCGGCCGTGTCCCGGGCCGTACCGAAAAGCCGCACCAGCCCCTGTCGTACGCTCCCGTCACACGGCACACTCGCCCTCATGACCGCACCGACCCGTCCCTGGACCCCCACCCACGGCGACCCCTACCGGCCCGTCCCCTACCGCCCCGGCCGGATGGACCCCGAGCACTCGCTGAACCGCTCGGCAGAGCTGCGCACCCGGATGGACGAGCGGCGCACGGTGCGCCAGTTCGCCCCCGACCCGGTGCCGCTCCAGGTGGTCCGGGACGCCGTCGCCTGCGCGGCGACCGCCCCCTCGGGCGCGCATCAGCAGCCGTGGACCTTCGTCCTCGTCCAGGACCCCGAGGTGCGGCGGCGCATCCGGGAGGCCGCGGAGGAGGAGGAACGCCTCTCCTACGACGGCCGGCTCGGCGAGGAGTGGCTGGCGGCGCTGCGTCCGCTCGGCACGGACGAGGTGAAGCCCCATCTCACGGACGCGCCGGCGCTGATCGTGGTCTTCCAGCAGCGCTACTGGCTCGGCCCCGACGGGGCCAAGCGCAAGCACTACTACGTGGACGAGTCCGTGGGCATCGCGGTCGGCATGCTGCTGACCGCGCTGCACCTGTCCGGTCTGGCGGCACTGGTCCACACCCCCAGCCCCATGCGCTTCCTCGCCGAGGTGCTCGGCCGCCCCGCGAACGAGAAGGCGTTCGCCGTACTGCCGGTGGGCTATCCGGCCGCCGACTGCCAGGTGCCCGATCTGGTGCGCAAGTCCCTGGACCAGGTGCTGGTCGAGTTCTGAGCGCCCGGGGCCCGGCGCCCGCTCCCCCGGCGGACCCGGCCCGGCGCGCGGCGGGACGCGGGCAAAGTCAGCGCGGGAACAGCTCGAAGGTCACCGCGGGCACACCGCCGAACGACTCGCCCGCGCGGCCGGCCGCGCCGGTGAGGAACTCCCGGACATAGCTCTCCGGGTCGGTGTCGGTCAGCGCCTCGATATAGGTGCGGTGCTCCAGGAGCGAGGCCACCGAGCGCTCCAGGCCCGGCCGGGCGTCGACGGCGTGCGTCGGGGAGGCCGAACCCGCGACGGCGACCCAGCGCACCCCGTCCCAGGGTGCGAGCCCCTGCTCGGTGAGGAGTTCGGGGAAGATCCAGCGGTTGCCCGCGTCGGCCGCCGCGTCCAGGGTCGCCCGGCCCACGGCCCGGTGGTCGGGGGTGTTCCAGGCGGTGCCGCCCCAGGTGTCCCGGTGGTTGAGGGTGATCAGCAGCTCGGGGCGGTGGCGGCGGACGGCGGCGGCGATGTCCCGGCGCAGCGCCGTGCCGTACTCGATCACCCCGTCCCGGTGGTCCAGGAACTCCACGGAGGTGACGCCGACCACGGCGGCGCTCGCCCGCTGTTCGCGTTCGCGGACGGCCGCGCACCCAGCCGGTTCGAGGGTGTCGATCCCGGCCTCGCCCCGGGTGGCCAGGAGGTACGCGATCTCCCGGCCGCCGTCGGTCCAGCCCGCGACGGCGGCGGCGCAGCCGTATTCGAGGTCGTCGGGGTGGGCGACGACGGCGAGGGCGCGCCGCCAGTCACCGGGCATGGGTTCCAGCGCCGCGGGCGCGCCGTCCGTGGTGTCCCTGGTGTCCGTCATGACCGCAGCGTACGGGGCGCGGGGGCCGCCGTGCGGGGTCCGCCGCACGGGCCGCGCGGGTGCGTCCGGCAAGGCCCGGTCCGCGCGGCCGTGGACGGCTCCGGTCTCAGACCTCGTCCCGCGCCAGGGCGATGAGCCGGTCCAGGACCCGGGGGCCGCCCGCCCGCACACCGTCGTGCTCGTACTCGTCGGTGATCCAGGTGCGCAGTCCGCGGATGGCGCGGGCGGTGCGCAGTGAGTGCTCGGTCTCGACATACAGGTCGTCGTGGTAGACGGCGGCGGCGACGGGGATGTCGGTGGCGGCGAGCCGGGCCGGGTCGTAGAGCGCGGGCCAGTCGGTGCGGGCGGCGAGCAGCTCGGCGCACTCGCGCAGCGGGCGCAGCGCGGGGTCGGCCGTGAAGTGCCAGGGGTGGATGGTCTCGCCGGTGAAGAGCAGCGGGCTGTCGCCGTCGAGCGCCGCGGCGGCGTCGAACGCGGGGAACCCGGCGCGCACCCGCTCGGCGGACCAGGCGGTGGGCCGCGGGCCCTGGGCGTAGCACGCCTCGTGGAGGGCCGCGTAGAGGGGGCGCCGGGCGAAGGACAGCTCGGCGGCGACGGCCTCCTGGAAGCCGTCGGAGAGTTCCCGCCGGCCGCCGCCGGTGGGGACGAAGGCGTTCTCCAGGAGGTAGTGGAGGTGGTGGCTGCCGGTGCCGGTGCCGAGGAGGATGCCGAGCGACTGGAACGCCTCGGGGGTGAGGCGGTAGCCGGTGGGCAGGGTCACGTCGTGCTCGGCGAGATGGGCGGCGATCTCCCGGGCGCGCGCCACGTCCTGGGGGTAGCGGGCGTAGTGGGCCTCGTTCTTGCGCCGCATCCGGGGGTAGGCGGCGCGGTAGACGTCGTCGGCGTGGGCGTCGAGCGAGGGCAGTCCGCCGGTGATGAAGACCTCGCGGAGCCCTTCGGGCGCGGTGGACAGGTAGTGGGTGGCGCAGAAGCCGCCGAAGCTCTGGCCGAGGACGGTCCACGGCGCTCCGCCGGTGAGCCGCCGCCGGATCAGTTCGCAGTCGCGGACGATGCTGTCGGCGCGGAAGTGGGCGAGGTGGTCGGCCTGGGCCCCGGGCCCGGCGAAGGCGGCGAGGGTCTGGCGGTTGCGCGGTGTGGAGCGGCCGGTGCCGCGCTGGTCGAGCAGGAGGACGCGGTACTCCGTGAGGGCGCGTTCCAGCCATGCCTGGGTGCCGGTGAAGCGGCGGGCCGCGCAGCCGGGCCCGCCCTCCAGGTAGACCAGCCAGGGCAGGCCGTCGGCGTGGCGGGAGCCCGCGACGACCTCCCGCGCGTACACCTCGATCTGTTCCCCGCCGGGGTTCGCGTGGTCGAGGGGGACACCGAAGACATGGTCGGTGAGGACGACTCCTGGCTGGCGGTAGCTGGTCACGGACACTCCTGTTCGACAACGGGACACGCCCGCCCATGGGATCACATCGGGTTCCCAGGGGCGGGCGTGGGTGGTGCGGGGTGTCCGCGCGGACCGGCAGGCCCGTGCCCGGCGGGTCGGCGGGTCAGCGGGTCAGCGGGTCAGCGGGTCGGGAAGTTGTCCGGGGTGCGCATCCGGTCACGGATCCAGACACCGGCGGGCTTCAGCGGGGAGGTCCCGGTGTAGGGGCCGCCCGCGTTGCAGACGCCGGTCTTGAAGACGGCCCCGGAGCGGAAGTCGTCGGAGTAGTTCCAGTTGGTCCAGCTGATCTTCTTGCTCGCCATCAGGTCCATATAGCGCTGGCTGGCCGCGAAGTCGTTGCCGCCGTCGCCGGTGTAGGTCTGGGTGCCGAACTCGGTGACGAACAGCGGAATCCGGTCGGCGGCGCGGGAGAAGGCGTTGAAGTACTCGTCCTTGTGCGAGGCCGCGTAGAAGTGGAACGTGTACATGATGTTGGAGGCGTTGACCGGGTTGCTGACCGTCTCGGCCTCGGTGGCGCCGTCGGAGACACCGAGGGAGGACCAGGCGCGGGTACCGACGAGGACCGTGGTCTCCGGGTCGCTCTGGCGGATGACCGGGATCAGCTCCTCGGCGTAGCTCTTG
The nucleotide sequence above comes from Streptomyces clavuligerus. Encoded proteins:
- a CDS encoding nitroreductase family protein → MTAPTRPWTPTHGDPYRPVPYRPGRMDPEHSLNRSAELRTRMDERRTVRQFAPDPVPLQVVRDAVACAATAPSGAHQQPWTFVLVQDPEVRRRIREAAEEEERLSYDGRLGEEWLAALRPLGTDEVKPHLTDAPALIVVFQQRYWLGPDGAKRKHYYVDESVGIAVGMLLTALHLSGLAALVHTPSPMRFLAEVLGRPANEKAFAVLPVGYPAADCQVPDLVRKSLDQVLVEF
- a CDS encoding NADPH:quinone oxidoreductase family protein — protein: MQAWRVHRNGEPGEVMRLDEVDRPVPGEGQLLVRVRAANVNFPDALLCRGQYQIRPPLPFTPGVEVCGETADGRRIIATPALPHGGFAEYTVVDAAGALPAPAALDDAEAAALHIGYQTGWFALHRRARLAAGETLLVHAAAGGVGSAAVQLGRAAGARVIGVVSGAAKARTARELGCDQVVDRRAEDVVAAVKDATGGRGADVVYDPVGGEAHTWSAKCVAFEGRILVIGFASGTVPTPALHHALVKNYSIVGVHWGLYLQKDPGAVRACHDRLTELAAQGVIKPLVSERVPLSGAADAVQRVADGTTTGRLAVLPAAPGQAHPPAAGESPR
- a CDS encoding acyl-CoA dehydrogenase family protein; amino-acid sequence: MTADADDIRTRTRALLATHPPQHTPRLDFLRARFDAGLAWVHYPAGLGGLGAPRPLQAVADAELEAAGAPDNDPRRIGIGLGMAAPTLLAHGSDEVTHRFLRPLWVGEEVWCQLFSEPGAGSDLAALATRAVRDGDDWLVTGQKVWTSSAHLARWAILVARTDPGLPKHQGLTYFVCDMTDPGVEVRPLRQLTGEAEFNEVFLTGVRIPDRHRIGAVGEGWRVARTTLMNERVAIGGHRLPREGGMIGPVARTWRERPELRTHELHQRLLRLWVEAEAARLAAERLRQQLAAGQPGPEGSAMKLFLAGLNQEISALEVELRGPEGLLYDDWTMRRPELVDFTGRDAGYRYLRAKGNSIEGGTSEVLLNIIAERVLGLPSEPRDDKDIAWKDLAR
- a CDS encoding acyl-CoA dehydrogenase family protein produces the protein MTPNPETAPAPRTTPGTASGTTPGPAAAPPDPLDLLCSETEEELRAAVRSLLTDRADLPALLTRAEAGDPVDPALWAALARDIGAAGLLVPEEYGGQGASHREAAVVLEELGRAMAPAPFLTSSVIATETLLALGPDRPGVPGLLAELATGRRTAVLAVPYAASPHEPPPAGDGPVTGVADAHGADVLLTLRADGLRAVDRADATVTPLTVLDLTRPLAVVAAPEGAGTLIADRATAVGAVRRALLTGAGLLASEQLGVAEWCLEETVRHTRRRHQFNRPVGSFQALKHRMARLWLGVVSARATARNAAAALATGAPDAPLAVAVAQAHTATVAVRAAEECVQLHAGIGMTWEHPAHLYLKRAKSTELALGSPGAHRLAVAELAELPAP
- a CDS encoding PIG-L deacetylase family protein, with amino-acid sequence MTDTRDTTDGAPAALEPMPGDWRRALAVVAHPDDLEYGCAAAVAGWTDGGREIAYLLATRGEAGIDTLEPAGCAAVREREQRASAAVVGVTSVEFLDHRDGVIEYGTALRRDIAAAVRRHRPELLITLNHRDTWGGTAWNTPDHRAVGRATLDAAADAGNRWIFPELLTEQGLAPWDGVRWVAVAGSASPTHAVDARPGLERSVASLLEHRTYIEALTDTDPESYVREFLTGAAGRAGESFGGVPAVTFELFPR
- a CDS encoding alpha/beta fold hydrolase; the encoded protein is MTSYRQPGVVLTDHVFGVPLDHANPGGEQIEVYAREVVAGSRHADGLPWLVYLEGGPGCAARRFTGTQAWLERALTEYRVLLLDQRGTGRSTPRNRQTLAAFAGPGAQADHLAHFRADSIVRDCELIRRRLTGGAPWTVLGQSFGGFCATHYLSTAPEGLREVFITGGLPSLDAHADDVYRAAYPRMRRKNEAHYARYPQDVARAREIAAHLAEHDVTLPTGYRLTPEAFQSLGILLGTGTGSHHLHYLLENAFVPTGGGRRELSDGFQEAVAAELSFARRPLYAALHEACYAQGPRPTAWSAERVRAGFPAFDAAAALDGDSPLLFTGETIHPWHFTADPALRPLRECAELLAARTDWPALYDPARLAATDIPVAAAVYHDDLYVETEHSLRTARAIRGLRTWITDEYEHDGVRAGGPRVLDRLIALARDEV